One stretch of Rhinolophus ferrumequinum isolate MPI-CBG mRhiFer1 chromosome 3, mRhiFer1_v1.p, whole genome shotgun sequence DNA includes these proteins:
- the LOC117020834 gene encoding triggering receptor expressed on myeloid cells 3-like isoform X2 → MWANPPGTARALGTASTQWVQEADRMERTGLWGWPWLLLLLLLLWVSGFEAVGEEEKQICLQEGRNLSVSCVYNIMLYESSLKAWQRVGSQGSAETLVRTNTRNTDRNVARVGRYFLEDDPTIAVVSVTVTELQRQDLGLYQCVIDLSSRSPLVLLPRIRLVQCEDLLLAFDHSNLLMLAIVLTCGFVLNKGLVSSVLFLLLRKSWVSVFGQEAGPALGML, encoded by the exons ATGTGGGCCAATCCTCCAGGAACTGCTAGAGCCCTGGGGACAGCCAGCACACAGTGGGTCCAGGAAGCGGACAGAATGGAGAGGACAGGACTCTGGGGGTGGccatggctgctgctgctgctcctgctgctctgGGTCTCAG GATTCGAAGCGGTAGGTGAAGAGGAGAAGCAAATATGCCTGCAAGAAGGAAGGAACCTGAGCGTATCTTGCGTTTACAACATCATGCTCTATGAGTCCAGCCTCAAGGCCTGGCAGCGGGTGGGGAGCCAGGGTTCCGCAGAGACACTGGTACGCACGAACACTAGAAACACGGACAGAAACGTGGCCCGGGTTGGGAGATACTTCCTGGAGGATGATCCCACCATCGCCGTCGTCAGCGTCACAGTGACAGAGCTCCAGAGGCAGGACTTGGGGCTGTACCAGTGTGTGATTGACCTCTCATCACGGAGCCCCTTGGTGCTGCTGCCTAGGATTCGGCTGGTACAGTGTGAAG ATCTGCTGCTTGCCTTTGACCATTCCAACTTGCTGATGCTGGCTATTGTTCTGACTTGTGGATTCGTCCTGAACAAGGGCCTGGTGTCCTCAgttctgtttctcctcctccGCAAATCCTGGGTCTCAG TCTTTGGACAGGAGGCAGGGCCAGCCCTGGGAATGCTGTGA
- the LOC117020834 gene encoding triggering receptor expressed on myeloid cells 3-like isoform X1, with amino-acid sequence MWANPPGTARALGTASTQWVQEADRMERTGLWGWPWLLLLLLLLWVSGFEAVGEEEKQICLQEGRNLSVSCVYNIMLYESSLKAWQRVGSQGSAETLVRTNTRNTDRNVARVGRYFLEDDPTIAVVSVTVTELQRQDLGLYQCVIDLSSRSPLVLLPRIRLVQCEDLLLAFDHSNLLMLAIVLTCGFVLNKGLVSSVLFLLLRKSWVSGEANPAKQQSQPSRS; translated from the exons ATGTGGGCCAATCCTCCAGGAACTGCTAGAGCCCTGGGGACAGCCAGCACACAGTGGGTCCAGGAAGCGGACAGAATGGAGAGGACAGGACTCTGGGGGTGGccatggctgctgctgctgctcctgctgctctgGGTCTCAG GATTCGAAGCGGTAGGTGAAGAGGAGAAGCAAATATGCCTGCAAGAAGGAAGGAACCTGAGCGTATCTTGCGTTTACAACATCATGCTCTATGAGTCCAGCCTCAAGGCCTGGCAGCGGGTGGGGAGCCAGGGTTCCGCAGAGACACTGGTACGCACGAACACTAGAAACACGGACAGAAACGTGGCCCGGGTTGGGAGATACTTCCTGGAGGATGATCCCACCATCGCCGTCGTCAGCGTCACAGTGACAGAGCTCCAGAGGCAGGACTTGGGGCTGTACCAGTGTGTGATTGACCTCTCATCACGGAGCCCCTTGGTGCTGCTGCCTAGGATTCGGCTGGTACAGTGTGAAG ATCTGCTGCTTGCCTTTGACCATTCCAACTTGCTGATGCTGGCTATTGTTCTGACTTGTGGATTCGTCCTGAACAAGGGCCTGGTGTCCTCAgttctgtttctcctcctccGCAAATCCTGGGTCTCAG